Proteins encoded in a region of the Moritella marina ATCC 15381 genome:
- the dnaK gene encoding molecular chaperone DnaK: MGRIIGIDLGTTNSCVSILDGDTARVIENAEGDRTTPSIIAYTADGETLVGQPAKRQAVTNPENTLFAIKRMIGRRFEDEEIQRDIKIMPYNIVKADNGDAWVEAKGQKMAPPQVSAEVLKKMKKTAEDYLGEAVTEAVITVPAYFNDSQRQATKDAGRIAGLEVKRIINEPTAAAFAYGVNTAKGDSVVAVYDLGGGTFDISIIEIDEMDGEKTFEVLATNGDTHLGGEDFDTRLINYLVEEFKKEQNFDLTNDPLAMQRLKEAAEKAKIELSSAQQTDVNLPYITADASGPKHLNIKVTRAKLESLVEDLVKATMEPLRIALQDADLAVGDINDIILVGGQTRMPMVQAAVTEFFGKEARKDVNPDEAVAMGAAIQGAVLSGDKTDVLLLDVTPLSLGIETMGGVMTKLIEKNTTIPTKASQTFSTAEDNQAAVTVHAIQGERKRAADNKSLGQFNLEGIRPAQRGIPQIEVAFDIDADGILHVSATDKDTGKEQKITIQASSGLSDEEVEAMVRDAEANSAEDAKFEELVQARNQADAMVHGTRKQIEEAGEALPADEKEKIEAAIVELETAIKGEDKEAIEAKTQTLMEAAQKLMEIAQQQAQAQQAGAEAGAEQPKEKDVAGDVVDAEFEEVKDDKK, from the coding sequence ATGGGTAGAATCATTGGTATCGATTTAGGTACAACTAACTCTTGTGTATCAATCTTAGATGGCGACACTGCTCGCGTAATCGAGAATGCTGAAGGTGATCGTACTACTCCGTCAATCATCGCATACACTGCAGATGGTGAAACTTTAGTTGGTCAGCCTGCAAAACGTCAAGCTGTAACAAACCCTGAAAACACGCTGTTTGCAATCAAGCGTATGATCGGTCGTCGCTTTGAAGATGAAGAAATTCAACGTGACATCAAAATTATGCCTTACAACATTGTTAAAGCTGACAATGGTGATGCATGGGTAGAAGCGAAAGGCCAAAAAATGGCACCGCCACAAGTATCTGCTGAAGTTTTGAAAAAAATGAAAAAAACAGCAGAAGACTATTTAGGTGAAGCAGTAACTGAAGCTGTAATCACTGTACCTGCTTACTTCAATGATTCACAACGTCAAGCAACGAAAGATGCTGGTCGTATTGCTGGTCTTGAAGTTAAACGTATCATCAACGAACCAACTGCTGCTGCATTCGCATATGGCGTAAACACAGCTAAAGGCGATAGCGTTGTTGCTGTATACGACCTTGGTGGTGGTACATTCGATATCTCTATCATCGAAATCGATGAGATGGATGGCGAAAAGACATTTGAAGTACTAGCAACTAACGGTGACACTCACCTAGGTGGCGAAGATTTCGATACACGTCTAATCAACTACCTAGTAGAAGAATTCAAAAAAGAACAAAACTTCGACCTAACTAACGATCCGCTAGCAATGCAACGTCTTAAAGAAGCTGCAGAAAAAGCGAAAATCGAACTGTCTTCAGCACAACAAACAGATGTAAACTTACCTTACATCACAGCTGATGCATCAGGTCCTAAACATTTAAACATTAAAGTTACCCGTGCTAAATTAGAATCTCTTGTAGAAGATCTAGTTAAAGCAACAATGGAACCACTACGTATCGCATTACAAGATGCTGACCTAGCTGTTGGTGATATCAACGATATCATTCTAGTTGGTGGCCAAACGCGTATGCCTATGGTTCAAGCGGCTGTTACTGAATTCTTCGGTAAAGAAGCACGTAAAGACGTGAACCCTGATGAAGCAGTTGCAATGGGCGCTGCGATTCAAGGTGCGGTACTTTCTGGCGACAAAACAGACGTACTTCTTCTAGATGTTACACCTCTATCTCTAGGTATTGAGACTATGGGTGGTGTTATGACTAAGCTAATCGAGAAAAACACAACTATCCCGACTAAAGCGTCACAAACATTCTCAACAGCTGAAGATAACCAAGCTGCTGTAACTGTTCACGCAATCCAAGGCGAGCGTAAACGTGCTGCAGACAATAAATCACTAGGTCAATTTAACCTAGAAGGTATCCGTCCTGCACAACGTGGTATTCCACAAATCGAAGTTGCTTTCGATATTGATGCTGATGGTATCTTACACGTATCTGCTACAGATAAAGATACTGGTAAAGAACAAAAAATCACAATCCAAGCGTCTTCTGGTCTTTCTGATGAAGAAGTAGAAGCAATGGTACGTGATGCTGAAGCAAACTCTGCTGAAGATGCTAAATTCGAAGAGCTAGTACAAGCACGTAACCAAGCTGATGCAATGGTTCACGGTACACGTAAGCAAATCGAAGAAGCTGGCGAAGCACTACCTGCTGATGAAAAAGAAAAAATCGAAGCAGCGATTGTTGAACTAGAAACAGCAATTAAAGGCGAAGACAAAGAAGCGATTGAAGCTAAAACTCAAACGTTGATGGAAGCCGCTCAAAAATTGATGGAAATTGCTCAACAGCAAGCTCAAGCACAACAAGCTGGCGCTGAAGCTGGTGCAGAACAGCCAAAAGAAAAAGATGTGGCTGGTGATGTTGTTGACGCTGAATTCGAAGAAGTGAAAGACGACAAAAAAT
- a CDS encoding ABC transporter substrate binding protein, with protein MERSHLFHFPHRTSRHLGTPSSILLIGLLYLLSVAETQASQLRVAISALDSNIVAEHVQSGLQSELSRKGYVAGTNLTWVNNKGKVKSSDVNVIISTSEHHPFISLVNQQGVATEINRDITEFSTPLAEQYEINFIKKLLPGTNALGVIINKNVIDMPNTEQFLARQEQKGMHIVYYYIETSDELRAATRILASAVDVIYLPYHITDMPELEQVVIVAERNDVALIGADHRSINKGVFAVYNIDYFQVGRDTADLLVRLAEERDTFNGSNDYLARPVLSLNLDAAARMGVELSSDIINKATFIIE; from the coding sequence ATGGAACGATCACACCTATTTCATTTTCCACATCGTACATCTCGGCATCTTGGCACACCAAGCTCAATACTTTTAATAGGTTTACTTTATTTACTTTCAGTTGCTGAGACTCAAGCAAGTCAGCTACGCGTCGCTATATCGGCGTTGGATTCGAACATTGTCGCAGAGCATGTGCAGTCAGGGTTACAATCGGAGCTTTCTCGAAAAGGTTATGTGGCTGGTACTAACCTCACTTGGGTCAATAATAAAGGCAAAGTCAAATCATCAGATGTTAATGTCATTATTTCTACCTCCGAACATCATCCTTTCATTTCCTTAGTTAACCAGCAGGGGGTCGCCACTGAAATTAATCGAGATATCACTGAGTTTAGTACGCCGTTAGCAGAGCAGTATGAAATTAACTTCATCAAAAAATTATTACCTGGGACTAATGCCCTCGGTGTGATCATTAATAAAAATGTCATTGATATGCCTAACACAGAGCAATTTTTGGCACGCCAAGAGCAGAAAGGCATGCATATCGTTTATTACTATATTGAAACAAGTGATGAATTAAGAGCTGCAACGCGTATCTTAGCGTCTGCTGTTGATGTCATTTATTTACCTTACCATATTACGGATATGCCCGAATTGGAACAGGTCGTCATTGTAGCAGAGCGTAATGATGTCGCACTTATTGGCGCAGATCATCGTAGTATTAACAAAGGTGTCTTTGCCGTATACAATATTGACTACTTTCAAGTCGGGCGTGATACCGCAGATTTATTAGTGCGTTTAGCCGAAGAGCGGGATACGTTTAATGGTAGCAATGATTACCTTGCGAGACCTGTCCTTTCGCTTAATCTTGATGCTGCAGCGCGAATGGGTGTTGAGTTATCGAGTGATATCATAAATAAAGCGACGTTTATTATAGAATAA
- a CDS encoding c-type cytochrome, whose protein sequence is MFWSKTLKLAGLTSLMMFTTAQAATFDKPETDITYRQSALTMIAINFSDMADMVKGKKEWNDAAFQLRSEQLAQLIPMAQHGFSSSDSQTGETKAKAAIWTDAAGFEAKFSQFSKDAQNLATVAKEGNRGDIKKAFGQTAKNCKSCHSDYKSK, encoded by the coding sequence ATGTTCTGGAGCAAAACACTAAAATTAGCAGGTTTAACATCATTAATGATGTTTACCACAGCGCAAGCCGCTACGTTTGATAAACCTGAGACAGATATTACATATCGCCAATCAGCATTAACCATGATCGCAATTAATTTTTCCGACATGGCTGATATGGTTAAAGGTAAAAAAGAATGGAATGACGCCGCATTTCAATTACGCTCAGAACAGCTTGCGCAATTAATACCGATGGCTCAACACGGTTTTAGCTCAAGCGATAGCCAAACTGGAGAGACTAAAGCTAAAGCTGCGATCTGGACAGATGCGGCTGGCTTTGAAGCTAAATTTAGTCAATTTAGTAAAGATGCGCAAAACTTAGCGACCGTTGCCAAAGAAGGCAATCGTGGTGACATCAAAAAAGCATTTGGTCAAACCGCAAAAAATTGTAAATCTTGCCATAGCGATTACAAATCAAAATAA
- a CDS encoding response regulator produces the protein MNKATLHNKKIGIARQLLVSIILISSFFTLLITGLNVYLDYKEDISGVETQLKQVKQSYLSSLTASLWVEDREQLKLQAEGIMQLPNVHYLEIKDDNGIVLELGTPLYEYEYQVSWLMQQDFADKKFALATFKIQADLYPIYKGLWDKFVVLLLSQVVKTFIVALFIIFVVYKIVVRPLTEMSDTVGHVDSDKLPLPLELIPRKFDDEITHLTESYNASITEIRHNYLELEIAKHQAEEANLKKSEFLANMSHEIRTPMNGVIGTASLLQEMPMGREQKEFVDMLYSSSITLLDLITDILDFSKIESGQLILAKNPLNLFELCKEVEANFLVLAGQKQIALVCHIDEQIPDLVLGDITQLRQVLNNLISNAIKFTLIGYVNLNIKLVSRVDHSAGIMFQVIDTGIGIAAEHQHKIFEKFQQADGSTTRNYGGTGLGLAICRSIVTLMDSDIIVYSKPDKGSRFEFTVNFDCIDELLLGADVEQSLAGLSILLIDDSMLNMRITSAQLKNFGARSVSCDDPCLSKSMVLDALDKGRPFDLVIIDKVMPKMDGFTVAKQLQDEFAELTPRLMMLSANAEVGDDVLSKQFGVKAFLSRPYKAETLKAVVLNTMMSVQSEDDTEHAVEEVDDSSVMKVLLVEDTFINQKVTTMMLQKLGIEVTLAENGQIGVDLCKEQDFNLILMDCQMPVLDGFKATVAIRESETPSAHVPIIALTANVLQAEKDKCFTAGMDDFMAKPVSKQVLTLMLQKHLSPWLADAPANHKLKVVGQV, from the coding sequence ATGAATAAAGCGACTTTGCACAATAAAAAAATAGGTATTGCGAGGCAATTGCTTGTATCGATCATATTAATAAGCTCTTTTTTTACATTACTGATCACGGGGCTAAATGTCTACCTTGATTATAAAGAAGATATATCAGGTGTAGAGACTCAACTGAAACAAGTGAAGCAAAGTTATTTATCGAGCTTAACCGCGAGTCTCTGGGTTGAAGATCGCGAACAGCTTAAGTTGCAAGCCGAAGGTATTATGCAACTTCCCAATGTACACTACCTTGAAATTAAAGATGATAACGGTATTGTCTTAGAGCTAGGCACGCCGCTGTACGAATATGAGTATCAAGTTTCTTGGCTTATGCAGCAAGATTTTGCTGATAAAAAATTCGCTCTTGCGACATTTAAAATTCAAGCTGATTTATACCCTATTTATAAAGGCCTGTGGGATAAGTTTGTTGTACTGTTATTATCGCAAGTCGTTAAAACCTTCATTGTCGCGCTATTCATCATCTTTGTCGTATATAAAATTGTGGTTCGGCCATTAACAGAAATGTCTGATACGGTTGGCCATGTTGATAGCGATAAACTGCCGCTACCACTGGAATTGATCCCGCGTAAATTTGATGATGAAATTACCCATTTAACCGAGAGTTATAATGCGTCTATTACCGAGATTCGTCATAACTACCTTGAACTTGAAATTGCAAAACACCAAGCTGAAGAAGCCAATTTAAAGAAAAGTGAATTTTTGGCTAATATGAGTCATGAAATTCGTACGCCGATGAATGGGGTTATTGGTACCGCGTCTTTATTACAAGAGATGCCGATGGGGCGAGAGCAAAAAGAATTTGTGGATATGCTGTATTCCTCGTCGATTACGTTACTTGATTTGATTACCGATATTCTGGATTTTTCTAAAATTGAATCAGGCCAACTTATTTTAGCGAAAAACCCATTGAACTTGTTTGAACTATGCAAAGAAGTTGAGGCAAACTTTTTGGTATTAGCGGGTCAGAAACAGATCGCATTAGTTTGTCATATCGACGAACAGATACCAGATCTCGTGCTTGGAGATATTACTCAGTTACGCCAAGTACTGAATAACCTTATCTCTAATGCCATCAAATTTACTTTAATCGGTTATGTTAATCTTAATATAAAATTAGTTTCTCGTGTAGATCATAGCGCTGGGATCATGTTTCAAGTTATTGATACTGGTATTGGTATTGCCGCTGAACATCAACATAAAATATTTGAAAAATTCCAGCAAGCAGATGGCAGCACGACGCGAAATTATGGCGGTACTGGTTTAGGTTTAGCTATTTGTCGTAGTATTGTGACATTAATGGATAGCGACATCATTGTTTATAGTAAACCGGATAAAGGCAGTCGATTTGAGTTTACAGTTAATTTTGATTGTATTGATGAATTGCTATTAGGAGCTGACGTAGAGCAGAGTCTCGCTGGCTTATCCATCTTACTAATTGATGACAGCATGTTGAATATGCGTATCACATCCGCGCAGTTAAAAAACTTTGGTGCCCGTTCAGTGTCTTGTGATGATCCATGCTTGAGTAAAAGTATGGTACTCGATGCTTTAGATAAAGGGAGGCCCTTTGATTTAGTCATCATTGATAAAGTGATGCCTAAAATGGATGGTTTTACTGTCGCGAAACAATTACAGGATGAATTCGCAGAGCTTACGCCTCGATTAATGATGTTATCAGCAAATGCAGAAGTCGGTGATGATGTGCTTTCCAAGCAATTTGGTGTAAAAGCGTTTTTAAGTCGCCCCTATAAAGCAGAAACATTAAAAGCGGTCGTGTTAAATACGATGATGAGCGTTCAAAGCGAGGATGACACGGAGCACGCTGTCGAAGAGGTGGATGACAGTAGCGTAATGAAAGTGCTGTTAGTTGAGGATACATTTATCAATCAAAAAGTCACAACGATGATGTTACAAAAATTAGGTATTGAAGTCACGCTTGCTGAGAATGGTCAAATAGGTGTTGATCTGTGTAAAGAGCAGGACTTTAATTTAATCTTAATGGATTGCCAAATGCCAGTTCTTGATGGTTTTAAGGCAACGGTCGCCATTAGAGAAAGTGAAACGCCCTCTGCACATGTCCCCATTATTGCGTTGACTGCGAATGTATTACAGGCTGAAAAAGACAAATGTTTCACTGCGGGGATGGATGACTTTATGGCTAAACCCGTCAGTAAACAAGTGTTGACTCTGATGTTGCAAAAACACTTATCTCCATGGTTAGCGGATGCTCCAGCTAATCATAAATTAAAGGTGGTTGGGCAAGTATAA
- a CDS encoding substrate-binding periplasmic protein, whose product MKHFIAIMLTLQLFTTSFTVSSESVNYYVIAKQAMPFQITTEDNQHTGIVSDIITKIFVDKYTINYHVYPFNRMISELEAGGEKNWITYGSPNWGSVQAENLSDKPIYTVSHSILSNAKSDFSYTDISDIKDKVFILLYGFDYPTLQPYIDSGEIRELRVKDYAAAFRILDKMPQDAIFIEMTSRIQYNLKIQSKDLNSYHLQDFSALIPTYPIYLALDPKMDSELQLFINQQLSDLTAAGTLTEIISQYM is encoded by the coding sequence ATGAAACACTTTATTGCAATTATGTTAACCCTACAACTTTTCACGACTAGCTTTACAGTAAGTTCAGAGTCAGTCAACTATTATGTCATCGCTAAACAAGCCATGCCATTTCAAATCACGACAGAAGATAATCAGCACACAGGTATTGTGTCAGATATTATTACCAAGATATTTGTCGATAAATACACGATTAATTACCACGTTTATCCTTTCAATCGAATGATTTCAGAGCTCGAAGCGGGAGGAGAAAAAAACTGGATCACTTACGGCAGTCCAAATTGGGGCAGTGTTCAAGCTGAAAATTTATCAGATAAACCAATTTACACAGTGAGCCACAGCATCTTGAGCAATGCTAAATCAGACTTTTCATATACCGATATTAGCGACATAAAAGACAAAGTATTTATTTTACTTTATGGCTTTGATTACCCAACACTACAGCCTTATATTGATAGTGGCGAAATTCGAGAGCTCAGAGTAAAAGACTATGCAGCAGCGTTCCGAATTTTAGATAAAATGCCCCAAGATGCTATTTTTATCGAAATGACATCACGCATTCAATACAACCTTAAAATTCAATCTAAAGATCTCAACAGCTATCACTTACAGGATTTTTCAGCCTTGATCCCAACCTATCCAATTTACCTTGCACTTGATCCGAAGATGGACAGCGAACTACAGCTGTTTATTAATCAGCAGCTGTCAGATTTAACGGCTGCAGGTACATTAACCGAGATTATTAGCCAGTACATGTAA
- the ribA gene encoding GTP cyclohydrolase II — protein MAVRSDLSEQEPYNLITYVDSAKLPTQFGMFQMNGFIERATGKEHLALVYGKLDSSEPVLIRLHSECLTGDALFSARCDCGFQLAKAMQNIVEKGSGVILYLRQEGRGIGLLNKIRAYHLQDDGADTVEANERLGFAADMRDYTFCKGMLGHLNIDSVNLMTNNPRKVNALIKAGINIAERVPLQEGNNPHNEGYLKTKADKLGHMFAAEFIN, from the coding sequence ATGGCAGTACGTAGCGATTTAAGCGAACAGGAACCTTATAATCTGATCACCTATGTTGATAGCGCCAAACTACCAACCCAATTTGGCATGTTCCAAATGAACGGCTTTATAGAACGAGCGACGGGTAAAGAACACCTTGCTTTAGTGTATGGTAAGTTAGACTCGAGTGAACCAGTCCTAATCCGTTTACATTCTGAATGTTTAACCGGCGATGCGTTATTTAGCGCGCGTTGTGATTGTGGCTTTCAGTTAGCTAAAGCGATGCAAAATATTGTAGAGAAAGGTAGCGGCGTGATCTTATATTTACGTCAAGAAGGCCGTGGTATTGGGTTATTAAATAAGATAAGAGCTTATCATTTGCAAGATGATGGCGCCGATACTGTTGAAGCGAATGAGCGCTTAGGTTTTGCAGCAGACATGCGAGATTATACTTTCTGTAAAGGTATGCTTGGTCACCTGAATATTGATAGCGTTAATTTAATGACCAATAACCCGCGTAAGGTGAATGCATTAATTAAAGCGGGTATTAATATTGCTGAGCGAGTGCCACTACAAGAAGGCAATAACCCCCACAATGAAGGTTATCTAAAAACTAAAGCGGACAAGTTGGGGCACATGTTTGCAGCTGAATTTATTAATTAG
- a CDS encoding cytochrome b/b6 domain-containing protein codes for MVKVKVWDGFIRGYHWLQVILLFALWYCADNDEMEWHFVFGYALLALWITRFIWGFIGSDTAKFSYFIKSPMALIDYLKDKNKFDRVKFGHNPAGACMVVLFLALIITQLFSGLSASDDILSEGPLAQYFSAETVSFMTWLHSVNFDVLLGAIALHIIAIIAYKLKKQPLVKAMFTGAAEYKLVSSIVQPKMLNGWLAWVLYAAIAGAIWWQFGHENLGYLLY; via the coding sequence ATGGTTAAGGTTAAAGTTTGGGACGGATTTATTCGTGGCTATCACTGGTTACAGGTGATCTTGTTATTTGCACTGTGGTATTGTGCTGATAATGATGAAATGGAATGGCATTTTGTATTTGGTTACGCATTATTGGCATTATGGATAACGCGTTTTATTTGGGGGTTTATTGGTAGCGATACTGCTAAATTTAGCTATTTTATAAAAAGTCCTATGGCGTTAATCGATTATCTAAAAGACAAAAACAAATTTGACCGGGTTAAATTTGGCCATAACCCAGCAGGTGCTTGCATGGTTGTATTGTTTTTAGCTTTAATCATTACCCAGTTATTCAGTGGCCTTAGTGCCAGCGATGATATTTTGTCAGAAGGCCCTCTCGCACAATACTTTTCTGCGGAAACGGTGAGCTTTATGACATGGCTTCACAGTGTTAATTTTGACGTATTATTGGGGGCGATTGCTTTACATATTATTGCGATTATAGCTTATAAACTGAAAAAACAGCCGTTAGTGAAAGCGATGTTTACAGGCGCCGCTGAATACAAATTAGTGAGTTCTATTGTCCAACCTAAAATGCTTAATGGTTGGTTAGCTTGGGTCCTCTATGCCGCTATTGCCGGCGCGATCTGGTGGCAGTTTGGGCATGAAAACTTAGGCTATTTATTGTATTGA
- a CDS encoding response regulator: MLCKILVVEDSRAFRKYLNIQLSQAGFQAVFAESIAQAHEILARENDFLCSVLDYCLPDGPDGEIIDDVLNYGLQAIILTANFSEHIREKVLSKGVIDYLLKDSASSVSYLIPLLRRLQENCRHKALVVEDSKTVRTHLINLLERQNLQVIAAENGTQAIELLQQHTNISLIITDHDMPEKDGITMTREIRRNFDRNQLAILGLSGSSDRSMTARFLKAGANDFLYKPFNQEEFYCRIHHILNMKDTADKLYKMANQDALTGLWNRRYFFNQHSRGTTEEHNNIAMLDIDFFKKVNDNHGHDGGDAVLVTVAKQLQHHFSDATVARFGGEEFCIQSNIDRTIFVSQLELVRLKIEQLIMSHNGTEINITISIGASFGNKSIDEMLSESDARLYTAKKNGRNQVVWQ, encoded by the coding sequence TTGCTCTGCAAAATACTTGTTGTTGAAGACAGCCGAGCTTTTCGTAAATACCTTAATATCCAGCTAAGCCAAGCTGGTTTTCAAGCCGTATTTGCTGAATCAATAGCACAAGCCCATGAAATCTTAGCGCGAGAAAATGATTTTCTTTGTTCGGTACTCGACTATTGTTTGCCTGATGGTCCTGACGGTGAAATCATCGATGATGTATTAAACTATGGCTTACAAGCTATCATTTTAACGGCTAATTTCAGTGAACATATCCGCGAAAAAGTATTATCCAAAGGCGTCATAGACTATTTATTAAAAGATAGCGCATCATCGGTTTCTTACCTCATCCCATTATTACGACGTCTGCAAGAAAATTGTCGTCATAAAGCACTCGTCGTTGAAGATTCTAAAACCGTACGTACCCATCTGATTAATTTATTAGAACGACAAAACCTGCAAGTCATTGCTGCTGAAAATGGCACTCAGGCAATCGAGTTATTACAACAACACACAAATATCAGTTTGATCATCACAGATCATGATATGCCCGAAAAAGACGGCATTACCATGACCCGAGAGATCCGTCGTAACTTCGATCGGAATCAACTGGCTATTCTAGGCTTATCTGGCAGTAGCGATCGGTCGATGACAGCGCGTTTTCTAAAAGCCGGCGCGAATGATTTTCTCTATAAACCTTTTAATCAAGAAGAGTTTTACTGCCGTATCCACCATATTCTCAACATGAAAGACACTGCAGACAAGCTTTACAAAATGGCAAATCAGGATGCGTTAACCGGTTTATGGAACCGCCGCTATTTCTTTAATCAACATAGTCGCGGCACAACCGAAGAGCATAATAATATTGCTATGCTAGACATCGATTTTTTCAAAAAAGTGAATGACAATCACGGGCATGATGGTGGCGATGCTGTATTAGTGACGGTAGCGAAGCAATTGCAACATCACTTTTCAGATGCCACTGTGGCGCGTTTTGGAGGCGAAGAATTCTGCATTCAAAGCAATATAGACCGTACTATATTTGTGTCACAACTGGAGTTAGTACGCCTTAAAATAGAACAATTAATCATGTCTCATAATGGCACTGAAATCAACATTACGATCAGTATTGGTGCCAGTTTTGGTAACAAGTCGATTGATGAAATGCTCTCCGAATCTGATGCTCGTTTATATACAGCAAAAAAAAATGGCCGTAACCAAGTTGTCTGGCAATAA
- a CDS encoding rhodanese-like domain-containing protein encodes MAHSQRFLDLCNEARKVVKECSCDDVKQWQDEDKQFVLVDVREESEWAASRISGAEYMGRGIIERDLEAKYPELDTCIVLYCGGGYRSALSAEFIQRMGYTDVISMDGGIREWKMKSYPIGK; translated from the coding sequence ATGGCTCATAGTCAACGATTTCTAGATTTATGTAACGAAGCCCGTAAAGTAGTCAAAGAGTGCAGCTGTGATGATGTGAAGCAGTGGCAGGATGAAGATAAGCAATTTGTGCTTGTCGATGTACGTGAAGAAAGCGAGTGGGCTGCGAGCCGTATTAGCGGTGCTGAGTACATGGGGCGCGGTATCATTGAACGTGACTTAGAAGCGAAATATCCTGAGTTAGATACGTGTATCGTATTATATTGCGGTGGCGGTTATCGCTCTGCATTATCAGCAGAGTTCATTCAGCGCATGGGTTATACAGACGTTATTTCTATGGATGGCGGTATTCGTGAATGGAAAATGAAGAGTTATCCAATCGGTAAGTAA
- a CDS encoding RluA family pseudouridine synthase yields MSDRFRVKETSGLLIFLNTQLKGWSRKNIKQRLTTGCVVVNGLPVMVHDHALNVGDDVEVRASGKSMQHGVARLEILYSDNDLIVINKPAGLLSVAAAGENKQHALAILRKQLSTPKRAVNLWPVHRLDRDTSGVLMFATSREMREAVNEGWSNAEKTYLAVVEGQPNPSQGTIDQPLRMESEKYQMIVGQHPDAKKAVTHFNTQRTGKERSLLEVQLETGRQHQIRAHMAWLGHPLIGDPRYGTDGPRMGLHALRLSITRPNTGKRLTFETPAPVDFLALLR; encoded by the coding sequence ATGTCTGACCGATTTAGAGTAAAAGAGACTTCAGGTCTACTCATTTTCCTTAATACTCAGCTTAAAGGCTGGAGTAGAAAAAACATAAAACAAAGACTGACAACCGGGTGTGTTGTTGTTAACGGTCTGCCTGTTATGGTGCATGATCATGCGCTCAACGTCGGCGACGATGTGGAAGTGAGGGCATCAGGAAAGAGCATGCAACATGGCGTTGCCCGATTAGAGATCTTGTATTCGGATAATGATCTTATCGTTATCAACAAACCCGCAGGCCTGTTGTCTGTGGCTGCAGCGGGTGAAAACAAACAGCATGCGCTAGCCATTCTTCGCAAGCAACTTTCAACGCCTAAGCGTGCTGTTAATCTATGGCCAGTGCATCGACTCGATCGCGATACATCAGGTGTATTGATGTTTGCCACTTCTCGCGAGATGCGTGAAGCTGTTAATGAGGGATGGTCTAATGCTGAGAAAACCTATCTTGCGGTAGTTGAAGGTCAGCCCAATCCAAGTCAGGGGACTATTGACCAGCCTTTGAGAATGGAATCAGAAAAGTATCAGATGATTGTCGGACAACACCCGGATGCAAAAAAAGCCGTTACGCATTTTAATACCCAGCGTACAGGCAAGGAACGTAGTCTGCTTGAAGTGCAGCTCGAGACGGGTCGACAACATCAAATCCGTGCCCATATGGCCTGGTTAGGACACCCTCTGATTGGCGATCCTCGTTATGGTACTGATGGTCCGCGTATGGGACTGCATGCACTGCGCCTTAGTATTACGCGTCCAAATACTGGTAAGCGACTCACTTTCGAGACGCCTGCACCGGTTGATTTTCTTGCTCTGCTTCGATAA